A window of Triplophysa dalaica isolate WHDGS20190420 chromosome 7, ASM1584641v1, whole genome shotgun sequence contains these coding sequences:
- the LOC130426762 gene encoding tetraspanin-10, translating into MGLSFRRFLFFWEQRNSSKKGESRPLITKGDIKPERLSHVSYAATDDSSGSQSSSSSSYHQDLTRAVSWTGTSSGPPGPSSWSDYILKYLLITSNLLFTVLGIVTLIMGLWGLIHKESFAQEKIGGIGTDPMLLFLFLGFVLTLLSLTGCVGALRENRCLLRTFSGALLLLVVVQVLAVIVAYTLQGQIVDYLRSGMLTAMARYQDDLDLRFITDEIQTGLQCCGADTYRDWEMNVYFNCSAPGVQACGVPPSCCVDPLENGTVWNSQCGVGAQRLDEFSAQSVIFLGGCLGGMSRWIEQNTRAIGTVAVILLGVQIITLFITERLLQRIQRGRVWHYMNS; encoded by the exons ATGGGGCTTTCTTTTAGGAGATTTCTCTTTTTCTGGGAACAGAGAAACAGCTCAAAGAAAGGAGAAAGCCGACCTCTCATTACAAAG GGAGATATAAAACCGGAGAGGTTGTCACACGTCTCTTATGCGGCAACTGATGACAGTTCAGGAAGTCAAAGCAGCTCGAGTTCATCTTACCATCAGGATCTAACCAGAGCTGTGTCATGGACTGGAACCAGTTCAGGACCACCCGGTCCATCCAGCTGGAGCGACTACATTCTAAAGTACCTTCTCATCACCAGCAACCTTCTCTTCACCGTCCTGGGCATAGTGACCCTCATAATGGGACTCTGGGGTCTCATCCATAAAGAATCTTTTGCTCAAGAGAAGATCGGCGGAATTGGGACAGACCCCATGCTCCTCTTCCTATTCCTCGGTTTTGTCCTAACCTTACTGAGCCTTACGGGATGCGTAGGGGCTCTACGGGAAAACCGCTGTCTGCTTCGCACCTTCTCTGGGGCTCTGCTGCTCTTGGTGGTGGTGCAGGTGTTGGCTGTGATCGTAGCGTATACCCTGCAGGGTCAGATCGTGGATTACCTGCGCTCGGGGATGCTGACCGCCATGGCACGGTATCAGGACGACCTGGACCTGAGGTTCATCACTGATGAGATCCAGACGGGCCTGCAGTGCTGCGGGGCGGACACGTACAGAGACTGGGAAATGAATGT GTACTTTAACTGTTCGGCTCCGGGGGTCCAGGCCTGCGGCGTGCCCCCCTCCTGTTGTGTAGATCCCCTGGAGAACGGGACGGTGTGGAACTCTCAATGTGGAGTCGGTGCCCAGCGGCTGGACGAGTTCTCAGCCCAGAGCGTGATCTTCCTGGGCGGCTGTTTgggcggcatgtcccgctggaTAGAGCAAAACACTAGAGCGATCGGGACGGTAGCCGTAATTCTGCTGGGAGTGCAAATAATAACTCTGTTTATAACAGAACGTCTGCTGCAGAGGATCCAGCGGGGCAGAGTTTGGCATTACATGAACTCATAA
- the antkmt gene encoding adenine nucleotide translocase lysine N-methyltransferase translates to MEDDVQQEFLAEFKEKRLGGWQILQLTAGTGLAVYAVWAGVIMPGFRRVPLKLQVPYMPASRSQVCNVMTLLKGRSGGIADLGSGDGRIVLEACRRGFSPAVGYELNPWLVRLSCFHAWRAGFHRSVSYRREDLWKVDLSTYKNITVFLAPSVLSLLQKKLLSELPEDALIVAGRFPFREWTACKVEGEGVDRAWAYHVRELRERCQSKSEDLSNQTR, encoded by the exons ATGGAAGATGACGTACAACAAGAATTTCTTGCGGAGTTCAAAGAAAAGCGACTGGGTGGCTGGCAAATCTTGCAGCTTACTGCGGGTACGGGTTTGGCCGTCTACGCCGTTTGGGCTGGAGTTATAATGCCTGGCTTTCGCAGGGTGCCACTAAAATTACAG GTTCCCTATATGCCGGCTAGCAGATCTCAAGTATGTAACGTTATGACTCTCCTGAAGGGCAGATCTGGAGGCATCGCTGACCTGGGGTCAGGTGATGGCAGGATT GTATTAGAGGCGTGTCGTCGGGGCTTCTCTCCAGCAGTTGGCTACGAGCTCAACCCCTGGCTTGTTCGCCTTTCCTGTTTTCATGCTTGGAGAGCTGGATTTCACAGAAGTGTGTCATATCGCCGAGAAGACCTGTGGAAG GTCGATCTTTCAACCTATAAGAATATCACAGTATTTCTGGCCCCTAGTGTT CTAAGCCTCTTACAAAAGAAATTACTGTCCGAGCTTCCTGAAGATGCCTTGATTGTAGCGGGACGTTTCCCGTTCCGTGAATGGACGGCGTGTAAGGTGGAGGGAGAGGGTGTGGATAGAGCGTGGGCCTATCACGTACGAGAACTGAGAGAGCGATGTCAATCAAAGAGTGAAGATCTGTCTAACCAAACCAGATAA
- the pde6ga gene encoding phosphodiesterase 6G, cGMP-specific, rod, gamma, paralog a → MEVSKPKASSKVATRPGSPHKGPPKFKQRSTRQFKSKPPKKGVIGFGEEIPGMEGLGTDFNVICPWEAYSHLELHELAQYGII, encoded by the exons ATGGAGGTCTCCAAACCCAAAGCAAGCAGCAAGGTTGCCACGAGGCCCGGCAGTCCCCACAAGGGTCCACCCAAATTCAAACAAAGATCAACCCGCCAGTTCAAGAGCAAACCCCCAAAGAAGGGTGTTATTGG ATTTGGTGAAGAAATTCCTGGAATGGAGGGTTTGGGAACTG ACTTCAACGTGATCTGTCCTTGGGAGGCTTACAGTCACCTGGAGTTACATGAGCTGGCCCAGTATGGCATCATATGA
- the si:dkey-282h22.5 gene encoding uncharacterized protein si:dkey-282h22.5 — MMMAWMKKIFNLLSLICLCTAQQKWTKDTSEWDQRDKSNGKSCSNLTQVLDNWKYAIMYQVKDLLVNNHASVLPDYIRIQGLSDAMGDLYKQFDTLKENLGKLSSKFDRVESFVDDRQARRFPRPKVWTPPRQVPQHIPLKNPTRVTGKELWAQRLRARRGPGT; from the exons ATGATGATGGCGTGGATGAAGAAGATTTTTAACCTGCTGTCTCTGATCTGTCTGTGCACCGCTCAGCAGAAATGGACCAAGGACACCTCCGAGTGGGACCAAAGAG ACAAATCAAATGGCAAGAGTTGTTCAAACCTGACTCAAGTACTGGACAACTGGAAATATGCCATCATGTACCAGGTGAAGGATCTGCTGGTCAACAATCATGCGTCTGTTTTACCCGATTATATCAG GATCCAGGGCCTCTCTGATGCGATGGGAGATCTCTATAAGCAGTTTGACACCCTTAAGGAGAACCTGGGGAAATTATCCAGTAAGTTTGACAGAGTGGAAAGCTTTGTGGACGATCGCCAGGCAAGAAGATTTCCCAGGCCAAAGGTCTGGACGCCTCCGAGACAAGTGCCACAACACATACCCCTGAAAAACCCAACACGGGTCACAGGCAAAGAATTATGGGCTCAAAGACTGAGAGCCAGACGAGGCCCTGGTACTTAA